GCGCCCGCCGCTGCTACCCTATCCGAATCTGTGTCATAGTGTGCCATGGGTCCACCTCGGTTTGTTAGTTTTCGTCTCTGTCCTTCTTCTTCCTCCGCCCCATCGAGAATCCCCGCATGAATGCCGCGAACTTGCCTGCCGTAAACGCAGTGCCCGCACCCGCCGCAGCCGTCGCGGCTATTGTCTTTTGAAGGGTTGCCACTGTCTCTCCCACTTTTTTGGTGGTCCTATCCACCGTGGCCATGAGCTTCTTCACCTTGCTATACAGGAGGAGGGCGATAACTATAAGGATAACAAGGAAAAGGATGAAGATTACGTCTCGGATGATGCTTGCAATGTACTCAATCCACTGAAGCCATACGGGTACGTCCAAGGAAATCCCTTTGTCGGTGATTTCGGGCCACTTGACTCCATCGTAGCATGGGGTAAAAATGGCCGCAACACGCGGAAATCACAAAGGGGATAACGTTTGCCTCATCCCCTTTGTTAGTGATTTTTGGATTGAATTTCTGCTAGGGCTGAACGAGCATCCTTACGGACTGGCCGTCCTTGCGCTGGGTAAGCACACGATGGCCCCCCTTCTCCGCCCAGACGATCACATCGTACGTGTTCAGCGCGTCCGGGATTATAACCTCAACGAACGATCCCCTGTCCGCCTGGACCTGCGCGGTGAGAGCAGCGATGATGCCGGCGCAGGTCTTGCCCGTGCCGTCGATGATCACCCACCCTCCCTTGTGGCCATTGCCGTTGCCGTTCGCGTGAGCGCCGTCGCGCACGTCGATAGCACCGGCCTTGCGCAGGTCGACTTGCCGCTTGAATTCAGCCACTGCCTCCCAGTGCACCCCGTCGTTCCTATCGCCCTTGGAGCAGACCGCGCCGCGCACGCCAACGATGTCCGGGTTAATGCGGGCCAGTTCATCCAGATTATCGAGCTTCAGGTGGCCGGAAAGCGCCGTGCTCATGCCGAGCTGCTTGCCCTCGAAAACCAACTCGCGGAGGGTTGGCTCGGGGATGAAGTCGAAGAGGTTCCGCCCGTCCTTGGTGAGCGTGTCGATCAGCCAGCCGTCGCACTTGCCGTCCTTGGCAAGCTCCACCATGCGAAGCGGGTCCAGGCCGCAGTCGTACAGGAGATTGTCTGCGAACAGGGAGCCGATGAGCTTCGTCTCTGTGCCCTTGAGAGCTTCTTTTGAGGCGAGAAGAGTCTCAACCGCCAGAGCGTACTCGGTCTGCATGAAGCCTACCTTCACGGAGGTGGCCCCGAGCACGCCCGCGGCGTACACCGCCATGGCGACGGTGCCGACCTGGTTAGGCACGACGCCGAGGGTGACGCTGGCGTGGTGCGGATATGGGACCGCCTCGCGCACCTGCTTGACCACCCAGGGGTTGGCCGAGCCAACGAGGGCCTCCTGGAGATTCTTAACGTCGACGATGTCCGCGCCGCCCTTCAGCGCCTGCATCGCCTCTTCCAGGTTCTGAACGCTCACCATGAGAATCATGTTAATCACCCACCGTTGAAGGCACTTTGGATTGGACTGCCAGGATATCGGCCTTCAGCTCTTCTTTTTCATCCGGAGTCAGGTCGACGAGCGGGGGCCGGACTCCGCCGCCGGCCATTCCCATAACCTCGCCCCAGTGCTTGCACATCGCCGCCGGGAGAACGCCGCCGGCCTGCTGCACCATACGCTGCCACCACCTGTCCGAGACCGCCTTGATGGGGCGGATACGCGAATCGTAGAAGTTGTCGTCGATGTCGCCTGCGGTGGCGCGGTCTATGAACTCCGTGTAGTAGTTTGCGCCGGGCCGGTCGAACCGCCAGTCCGACGTGTTGGCAAACATCACCTGCTGCCGGATGCCCAGCTCCCTGCCCTTTAAGAGAATCCACTCATCCGGGGCGCTGATGATGGCATCCTTGCCTATCGTCCGGTGCGCCTCGATGGTGATATCGCGGTTGAAGCTCGCCTCTTTCACACCAACGACATTCGGGATCGCGCAAAGCTCCTTGAGGGCCGGCGCACCGAGGACGATGCCGAACTGCGGCGAATTATAGAACATAATCGCCAGGTCCGTCTTACCCGCCAGCAGGCGGACGAAGTCGATAACCTGAGACTCCTTGCGCGTCACAATATAAGGAGGGGCGACAATCAGGAGTTCGATTCCCGCCGACTGAGCGTAGTCGGCTAGCAATGTCGCTTCCTTAATAGAGGTGTGCGTCACGTGGGCGGCGGTTAGCCATTCCCCGCGGCTTTCGTCCGCGAGGATGTCGTAAACCTTGAAGCGCTCCTCGCGGGTCAGGCTCCAGAACTCTCCCATTCCCCAGGTTGCACCCGCGCCACGTGCGCCAAGACTTCGGATATGGCGGATGTTCCTCCGGAGGCCGGCTTCGTCGACCTGGTCGTCAGGGCTGAACGGGGTTACGAGTGTTGACCACTGCCCCGTCAGGTTATCCCAGGCCCAGTCCCTCGCTTCGCCCTTCGTGTAGTGTGCCATGTGGACTCCTGCCTGCCGCGCTCCCGTCCCGGTCGAAACTAAGACTGGGCGCAACAGCGAACGGGTCGAATAGTCGATTGTGAAATCCGTAACATTCCGCGTCTATGATATTCAGCAGCACTTTTCGATGTCAATTATAGAGGGTTTCGTGCGGCGTGTTAATTGACCGGCCGGGCGGCAGTCGCTAGGATATCGGCTATCGTTGCGGACGGGTCCCCGGCAACTTGTAGGAGGCGTTCTCATGGCAACCAATGCTACTGATACGGCAAATCGCATGAGCTCCGATTCACCTGAACCTGGCGAGACTCAAAAGGCCGGGGCGCTCATACGCCTGGCCGCCGGGCTAATCGACCTCGTCGTTATGGGTATCCCGGCTCTCCTGCTGGTCTCAATATTCATGGATGTTACAGCCAACCCGGACGCGACGCCTCTCGAAAGCCTCTTTTCTACGGCGAACCTATTGCAGGGGTTCATCATTCTGATTGTTACGGTGCTCATGCTCGTGAACTGGGACGGCCGAACGCCCGGGAAGAAGATCCTCAATCTCCGCATCGTCAGCTACCCAGGCAATGGCGAGCTCTCTTACTACGTCGCCACATTGCGCAGCCTGCTTAGCCTCACGGGCGCATTCACCATCGGCCTCGGATACCTGGTCATGGGAATTATGATAGCCACACGAGCGGACCGGCGGGGCTATCACGACATTCTGGCGGGAACGTGCGTGATAAGAGAACGATGAAGTATGAATGATGAAGTATGAAGTTAACAGCCAGAGAGTCCGGATGGGTCATTCATCATTCATAATTCTCCCCTGTCCTTCAACCGCCGCACGAACTTGAGGCCGGACCAGACGCGGTCTACTGCGCAGACCTTAACGTCCACCAGGCCGCAGCTGAGGCCGATGTCCCTAACAACCTTCTCGGTCAGGTCAGTCATGACGCGGGACGACCCTTTCGGCCATGAGACCCAGAGCATACCGTCCCTCGCCAGCATTTCCCGCAGGCGGGGAAACTCATGGGCAAGCTCCCCGGCCGAAGTTGTGAAGACCTGGATGAAGGGGGACCCAGGCTGCGCCTCGCCGGTCACCGTCACGCCGTCCGGCAGCGGAGCGAGCGTTTCATCGTAGCCCTCGGGCGCGTTCAGCAGAACGATGGTCATGCCGGCCTTGATTCCGAGTTTTTTCGCCAGCGGTGTGCCTGAGTACCCCGCAGTTGTGGCGCCGCTATCCCGCATCTGGTCTGACTCCCGT
This genomic stretch from SAR202 cluster bacterium harbors:
- a CDS encoding dihydrodipicolinate synthase family protein, whose product is MAHYTKGEARDWAWDNLTGQWSTLVTPFSPDDQVDEAGLRRNIRHIRSLGARGAGATWGMGEFWSLTREERFKVYDILADESRGEWLTAAHVTHTSIKEATLLADYAQSAGIELLIVAPPYIVTRKESQVIDFVRLLAGKTDLAIMFYNSPQFGIVLGAPALKELCAIPNVVGVKEASFNRDITIEAHRTIGKDAIISAPDEWILLKGRELGIRQQVMFANTSDWRFDRPGANYYTEFIDRATAGDIDDNFYDSRIRPIKAVSDRWWQRMVQQAGGVLPAAMCKHWGEVMGMAGGGVRPPLVDLTPDEKEELKADILAVQSKVPSTVGD
- a CDS encoding RDD family protein, encoding MATNATDTANRMSSDSPEPGETQKAGALIRLAAGLIDLVVMGIPALLLVSIFMDVTANPDATPLESLFSTANLLQGFIILIVTVLMLVNWDGRTPGKKILNLRIVSYPGNGELSYYVATLRSLLSLTGAFTIGLGYLVMGIMIATRADRRGYHDILAGTCVIRER
- a CDS encoding DUF3052 domain-containing protein, whose amino-acid sequence is MRDSGATTAGYSGTPLAKKLGIKAGMTIVLLNAPEGYDETLAPLPDGVTVTGEAQPGSPFIQVFTTSAGELAHEFPRLREMLARDGMLWVSWPKGSSRVMTDLTEKVVRDIGLSCGLVDVKVCAVDRVWSGLKFVRRLKDRGEL